The following are from one region of the Candidatus Binatus sp. genome:
- a CDS encoding 3'-5' exonuclease yields MLQNLAHKARRTTPYHLLAEAVEELHVRPILKARLPRGAERALANVELVLEMARAYAGRGIGDFARALWQRWEDGDAQTEGRPDAEADAVSIITIHSAKGLEWPIVIPINSTTLLWSDMSFLYRRRDDSVHFRVFDFPSLDYEAVGQEETEALRRERVRLWYVALTRARDLLLLPKQNERIGTDWLSLINLDINTLPLFDGARFRGLAPQPVSSSGNAQDVPTWEREAAAIAAAQRSISWHQPSRHEGSFVPIETPDEVFVGAEAILESLPAAAEKTMIQGGRERGLVLHKLMEEVLTGELADDVATLQARGSELLTQLGIDDAEDAATGPSSREMASVAQRTLELPEIAELRPKLLPEFRVYAAAVVDQTASLTAGIADAVVIEAGRVEAVIDWKSDVNPTAADIEMYRGQVRDYLKATGAGLGLIVFLTSGRVQRVQSAD; encoded by the coding sequence TTCACGTCCGGCCGATCCTCAAGGCGCGCCTGCCACGCGGAGCCGAACGAGCGCTGGCTAATGTTGAACTTGTACTGGAAATGGCGCGGGCATACGCAGGGCGCGGCATCGGTGATTTTGCCCGCGCACTGTGGCAGCGTTGGGAAGATGGAGACGCTCAAACCGAAGGCAGGCCGGATGCCGAGGCGGATGCGGTGTCGATCATCACCATCCATTCGGCGAAAGGTCTGGAATGGCCCATCGTCATTCCTATCAATTCCACGACCCTTCTCTGGTCGGACATGAGTTTCCTCTATCGCCGCCGTGACGACAGCGTGCACTTTAGAGTGTTCGACTTTCCGAGTCTCGATTATGAGGCCGTTGGTCAGGAGGAAACGGAAGCGCTACGTCGCGAACGCGTGCGTCTTTGGTACGTCGCTCTGACCCGTGCGCGGGACTTGCTTCTTCTGCCGAAGCAAAACGAACGAATTGGGACCGATTGGCTTAGCCTCATCAATCTCGATATTAATACGCTCCCCCTCTTTGATGGTGCGCGATTCAGAGGTTTAGCGCCTCAGCCCGTCTCCAGCAGCGGCAATGCCCAGGATGTCCCGACATGGGAACGCGAAGCGGCCGCAATTGCTGCGGCGCAGCGGAGCATCTCGTGGCATCAGCCCAGTCGCCATGAGGGATCGTTCGTCCCGATAGAAACTCCCGACGAGGTATTCGTCGGCGCCGAGGCGATCTTGGAGAGCCTGCCTGCGGCAGCCGAAAAAACCATGATTCAGGGCGGTCGCGAACGGGGCTTGGTTCTGCACAAGCTCATGGAAGAGGTGCTTACCGGCGAATTAGCCGATGACGTAGCCACGCTCCAAGCCCGCGGCTCTGAACTCCTTACGCAACTTGGGATCGATGATGCGGAAGATGCTGCAACTGGTCCGTCCAGCCGCGAGATGGCCTCTGTCGCGCAACGTACGCTCGAGCTTCCGGAAATTGCGGAGTTGCGTCCTAAGCTGTTGCCGGAGTTCCGGGTCTATGCGGCTGCGGTCGTTGATCAAACTGCGTCGCTCACCGCTGGCATCGCAGATGCAGTCGTTATTGAGGCAGGGCGCGTTGAAGCGGTTATTGACTGGAAGAGCGACGTGAATCCGACAGCGGCTGATATCGAGATGTATCGCGGGCAGGTGCGCGACTATCTGAAAGCGACTGGCGCTGGGTTGGGCCTGATCGTTTTCCTCACATCGGGCCGCGTTCAGCGAGTGCAATCGGCAGATTAA